From Acipenser ruthenus chromosome 2, fAciRut3.2 maternal haplotype, whole genome shotgun sequence, a single genomic window includes:
- the fnip2 gene encoding folliculin-interacting protein 2 isoform X4, producing MMEHSWASSELDLTQIRLIVYQDCERRGRQVLFDSKAVCKIDESAQKNADVQAKTYAKCCQTNRSGACTINPQNAPLAGKPNEKEQLPRYQYSRPASDVNMLGEMMFGSVAMSYKGSTLKIHYIRSPPQLMISKVFSARVGSTNGSRNTLQDSLEYINQESSAGKSFPNQSGVGVFRSSIGLLQLYNKLLTGAPDPAPFCLIRSASFFAAHSTPVDMPSRGQNEDRDSGIARSASLSSLLVTPFPSPSNYFSSSCASSYQRRWLRSQTTSLENGPVPRWYTDETFSLTDESCGSNPAMIKRKKIAVSIIFSLSEKEGENRSFQDFFFSHFPLFESHMSKLKTAIEKAMILSRKTAESSQRVQVYLCGVVDALGEFRTTIWNLYMAPRITEPVWLTMMSNTVEKRQLCQHFLKDLTLLAEQTSKNQFLSGLLTAVLTYHLAWVPTVMPNDHPPIKAFCEKHTSQSVDLLAKSHPYNPLWAQLGDLYGAIGSPVRLTRTVVVGKRRELVQRFLYVLTYFIRCSDLQEIQPSTSGKAEDGEPVQTTTKITTTLEKGEVEDSEYVVVTVQSEASQKCSEKPQDNTTEPASSPESPGISAKDKLLTSPKARYRENDKLSSARTTSHTDATLICGSLKSCREVATGSLEVKKEMLVNVTGAAAGSIRCLAGMEDCSTTAFEYSPSKENKSIITSSQDLPCLKMPNHHSPHLQRVRFQIGSSVSPDSDLESRRREMDNNYQKFRETADKEVKSHQSGPDSPLPVSPTEAQSESVTSSFKSRLKHCYARIPSCEGSTSMFDEYFSEDNTIITPAECRAVPCGEAERKVTFSIEADIPRNESSDSALGDSDDEDVPQNRISRQSCGGKMDENREEYELPLPSTETVIQKNANNFGRSLFGGYCPQYMPDFVLHGVSTDERLKQCLMADLDHTVRHPALDEPIAEAVCIIADTDKWTVQVATSQRRPVDNNKLGKDVLVSSLVTSLLQSILQLYKLNLSPDFCIMHLEDRLQELYFKSKMLSEYLKGHTRVHVKELGVVLGIESNDLPLLAAVASTHSPYVAQILL from the exons ATGATGGAGCACAG CTGGGCATCTTCTGAATTGGACCTGACCCAGATTCGGCTGATCGTGTATCAGGATTGTGAGCGCAGAGGCAGACAGGTGCTGTTCGACTCAAAAGCGGTCTGCAAAATCGATGAATCAGCGCAG AAAAATGCAGATGTTCAGGCCAAAACATATGCCAAGTGCTGCCAGACCAACAGGAGTGGAGCCTGCACAATCAATCCCCAGAATGCCCCATTGGCTGGTAAACCCAATGAAAAAGAACAGCTGCCGAGATACCAG TATTCAAGGCCTGCTTCTGATGTCAACATGCTTGGTGAAATGATGTTTGGATCAGTTGCTATGAGCTACAAAGGTTCCACATTAAAAATCCATTATATACG CTCCCCTCCTCAGCTGATGATCAGTAAAGTCTTTTCTGCTAGAGTGGGCAGTACCAATGGAAGTAGAAACAC GTTGCAAGATAGCTTGGAATACATCAACCAGGAATCCAGTGCCGGAAAGTCATTCCCAAATCAGAGCGGTGTGGGTGTCTTCCGCAGCAGCATAG GTCTTTTGCAGCTTTACAACAAACTGCTGACTGGCGCTCCTGACCCAGCTCCGTTCTGCCTCATTCGGAGCGCTTCTTTCTTTGCAG CTCACAGCACACCTGTTGACATGCCAAGCCGAGGGCAAAATGAAGACCGAGACAGTGGTATTGCTCGATCAG CATCCCTAAGCAGCCTTCTTGTTACCCCATTCCCGTCGCCAAGCAACTACTTCTCCAGCAGCTGTGCCAGCAGCTACCAGCGGCGCTGGCTGCGCAGTCAGACCACCAGCCTCGAGAACGGGCCTGTGCCACGGTG GTACACTGATGAAACCTTTAGCCTGACAGATGAAAGCTGCGGCTCCAACCCAGCGATGATCAAGAGAAAGAAAATCGCTGTCAGTATTatcttctctctctctgagaAGGAGGGAGAAAACAGGAGCTTTCAGGATTTCTTTTTCTCTCACTTCCCACTGTTTGAATCCCACATGAGCAAGCTAAAGACTGCAATAGAGAAG GCTATGATTTTGAGCAGGAAGACCGCTGAATCCAGTCAGCGGGTCCAAGTTTACTTATGTGGTGTTGTGGATGCCTTAGGAGAGTTCAG GACAACTATCTGGAATCTGTACATGGCACCAAGAATCACAGAGCCAGTGTGGTTAACAATGATGTCTAATACAGTGGAGAAGAGGCAACTCTGTCAGCACTTTCTTAAAGACCTCACACTTTTAGCAGAGCAGACCTCCAAGAACCA gttTCTGTCTGGTTTGCTGACGGCTGTCCTGACCTACCACTTGGCCTGGGTTCCTACAGTAATGCCAAATGATCATCCTCCCATCAAGGCATTCTGTGAGAAGCACACCTCTCAGTCAGTGGACTTGCTGGCCAAGTCGCACCCTTACAATCCCCTCTGGGCACAGCTAG gtGACCTTTATGGAGCCATCGGCTCTCCTGTCAGACTGACCCGGACGGTTGTTGTGGGGAAGCGCAGGGAGCTAGTTCAGCGATTCCTGTATGTCCTCACCTACTTCATCCGATGCTCAGATCTACAGGAGATACAGCCGAGCACGAGCGGGAAGGCTGAGGATGGAGAGCCTGTTCAAACCACCACCAAAATCACCACCACACTTGAGAAAGGGGAGGTGGAGGATTCTGAGTACGTAGTGGTCACAGTCCAGAGCGAAGCCAGCCAGAAGTGCTCTGAGAAACCGCAGGACAACACCACGGAGCCAGCCAGCAGTCCAGAGAGTCCGGGCATATCCGCTAAAGACAAACTGCTGACATCTCCTAAAGCTAGGTACAGAGAGAATGATAAACTGAGCTCTGCTAGGACAACGTCACATACAGATGCCACCCTCATTTGCGGCAGTCTGAAATCTTGCCGGGAAGTGGCTACTGGCAGTCTGGAGGTTAAAAAGGAGATGTTGGTCAATGTGACTGGGGCAGCAGCCGGCAGCATACgctgtttggcagggatggaggaCTGCTCGACCACAGCATTCGAGTACAGTCCTTCAAAGGAAAATAAATCCATCATCACGTCTTCACAGGACCTACCTTGCCTCAAAATGCCCAATCATCACAGTCCCCATTTGCAGAGGGTGAGATTCCAGATTGGGAGTTCTGTCTCTCCTGATTCAGATCTCGAGAGCAGGAGGAGAGAAATGGATAACAATTACCAGAAATTCAGGGAAACCGCGGACAAAGAAGTAAAAAGTCACCAGAGCGGTCCAGACAGTCCCCTACCAGTCTCTCCAACAGAGGCCCAAAGTGAATCAGTCACATCGTCATTCAAGTCCCGTTTAAAGCACTGCTATGCCAGAATTCCATCTTGTGAGGGCAGTACCAGCATGTTTGATGAATATTTTTCAGAAGATAACACGATTATCACTCCAGCTGAATGTAGGGCAGTCCCCTGTGGGGAAGCTGAGAGAAAAGTGACATTCAGCATAGAAGCTGACATTCCTAGGAACGAGAGTTCAGACAGTGCTCTGGGAGACAGTGATGACGAAGACGTACCCCAAAATCGTATCTCTCGGCAGAGCTGTGGAGGAAAGATGGACGAAAACCGAGAAGAGTACGAGTTGCCACTTCCTAG TACAGAAACTGTCATCCAGAAAAATGCAAACAACTTTGGAAGATCCCTATTTGGTGGCTATTGTCCGCAATACATGCCAGACTTTGTATTGCATGGAGTAAGCACAGATGAAAGGCTAAAGCAGTGTCTAATGGCAGATCTTGATCACACAGTCAGA CATCCAGCCTTAGATGAGCCAATAGCAGAAGCTGTCTGTATTATTGCGGACACAGACAAGTGGACAGTGCAAGTGGCTACGAGTCAGAGGAGACCGGTGGACAACAATAAGCTAGGAAAAGATGTCCTGGTCTCCAGCCTTGTCACCAGCCTGCTCCAGTCCATTCTACAGCTCTATAAACTCAATCTCTCCCCTGATTTT TGTATCATGCATCTTGAGGACAGACTTCAAGAGTTGTACTTCAAGAGCAAGATGCTATCAGAATACCTAAAGGGACACACAAGAGTGCACGTAAAGGAGCTGGGAGTCGTACTGGG GATTGAATCTAATGACCTTCCTTTGCTGGCTGCAGTGGCGAGCACCCATTCTCCTTACGTTGCTCAGATTCTGTTATAA
- the fnip2 gene encoding folliculin-interacting protein 2 isoform X5 yields MLGEMMFGSVAMSYKGSTLKIHYIRSPPQLMISKVFSARVGSTNGSRNTLQDSLEYINQESSAGKSFPNQSGVGVFRSSIGLLQLYNKLLTGAPDPAPFCLIRSASFFAAHSTPVDMPSRGQNEDRDSGIARSASLSSLLVTPFPSPSNYFSSSCASSYQRRWLRSQTTSLENGPVPRWYTDETFSLTDESCGSNPAMIKRKKIAVSIIFSLSEKEGENRSFQDFFFSHFPLFESHMSKLKTAIEKAMILSRKTAESSQRVQVYLCGVVDALGEFRTTIWNLYMAPRITEPVWLTMMSNTVEKRQLCQHFLKDLTLLAEQTSKNQFLSGLLTAVLTYHLAWVPTVMPNDHPPIKAFCEKHTSQSVDLLAKSHPYNPLWAQLGDLYGAIGSPVRLTRTVVVGKRRELVQRFLYVLTYFIRCSDLQEIQPSTSGKAEDGEPVQTTTKITTTLEKGEVEDSEYVVVTVQSEASQKCSEKPQDNTTEPASSPESPGISAKDKLLTSPKARYRENDKLSSARTTSHTDATLICGSLKSCREVATGSLEVKKEMLVNVTGAAAGSIRCLAGMEDCSTTAFEYSPSKENKSIITSSQDLPCLKMPNHHSPHLQRVRFQIGSSVSPDSDLESRRREMDNNYQKFRETADKEVKSHQSGPDSPLPVSPTEAQSESVTSSFKSRLKHCYARIPSCEGSTSMFDEYFSEDNTIITPAECRAVPCGEAERKVTFSIEADIPRNESSDSALGDSDDEDVPQNRISRQSCGGKMDENREEYELPLPSTETVIQKNANNFGRSLFGGYCPQYMPDFVLHGVSTDERLKQCLMADLDHTVRHPALDEPIAEAVCIIADTDKWTVQVATSQRRPVDNNKLGKDVLVSSLVTSLLQSILQLYKLNLSPDFCIMHLEDRLQELYFKSKMLSEYLKGHTRVHVKELGVVLGIESNDLPLLAAVASTHSPYVAQILL; encoded by the exons ATGCTTGGTGAAATGATGTTTGGATCAGTTGCTATGAGCTACAAAGGTTCCACATTAAAAATCCATTATATACG CTCCCCTCCTCAGCTGATGATCAGTAAAGTCTTTTCTGCTAGAGTGGGCAGTACCAATGGAAGTAGAAACAC GTTGCAAGATAGCTTGGAATACATCAACCAGGAATCCAGTGCCGGAAAGTCATTCCCAAATCAGAGCGGTGTGGGTGTCTTCCGCAGCAGCATAG GTCTTTTGCAGCTTTACAACAAACTGCTGACTGGCGCTCCTGACCCAGCTCCGTTCTGCCTCATTCGGAGCGCTTCTTTCTTTGCAG CTCACAGCACACCTGTTGACATGCCAAGCCGAGGGCAAAATGAAGACCGAGACAGTGGTATTGCTCGATCAG CATCCCTAAGCAGCCTTCTTGTTACCCCATTCCCGTCGCCAAGCAACTACTTCTCCAGCAGCTGTGCCAGCAGCTACCAGCGGCGCTGGCTGCGCAGTCAGACCACCAGCCTCGAGAACGGGCCTGTGCCACGGTG GTACACTGATGAAACCTTTAGCCTGACAGATGAAAGCTGCGGCTCCAACCCAGCGATGATCAAGAGAAAGAAAATCGCTGTCAGTATTatcttctctctctctgagaAGGAGGGAGAAAACAGGAGCTTTCAGGATTTCTTTTTCTCTCACTTCCCACTGTTTGAATCCCACATGAGCAAGCTAAAGACTGCAATAGAGAAG GCTATGATTTTGAGCAGGAAGACCGCTGAATCCAGTCAGCGGGTCCAAGTTTACTTATGTGGTGTTGTGGATGCCTTAGGAGAGTTCAG GACAACTATCTGGAATCTGTACATGGCACCAAGAATCACAGAGCCAGTGTGGTTAACAATGATGTCTAATACAGTGGAGAAGAGGCAACTCTGTCAGCACTTTCTTAAAGACCTCACACTTTTAGCAGAGCAGACCTCCAAGAACCA gttTCTGTCTGGTTTGCTGACGGCTGTCCTGACCTACCACTTGGCCTGGGTTCCTACAGTAATGCCAAATGATCATCCTCCCATCAAGGCATTCTGTGAGAAGCACACCTCTCAGTCAGTGGACTTGCTGGCCAAGTCGCACCCTTACAATCCCCTCTGGGCACAGCTAG gtGACCTTTATGGAGCCATCGGCTCTCCTGTCAGACTGACCCGGACGGTTGTTGTGGGGAAGCGCAGGGAGCTAGTTCAGCGATTCCTGTATGTCCTCACCTACTTCATCCGATGCTCAGATCTACAGGAGATACAGCCGAGCACGAGCGGGAAGGCTGAGGATGGAGAGCCTGTTCAAACCACCACCAAAATCACCACCACACTTGAGAAAGGGGAGGTGGAGGATTCTGAGTACGTAGTGGTCACAGTCCAGAGCGAAGCCAGCCAGAAGTGCTCTGAGAAACCGCAGGACAACACCACGGAGCCAGCCAGCAGTCCAGAGAGTCCGGGCATATCCGCTAAAGACAAACTGCTGACATCTCCTAAAGCTAGGTACAGAGAGAATGATAAACTGAGCTCTGCTAGGACAACGTCACATACAGATGCCACCCTCATTTGCGGCAGTCTGAAATCTTGCCGGGAAGTGGCTACTGGCAGTCTGGAGGTTAAAAAGGAGATGTTGGTCAATGTGACTGGGGCAGCAGCCGGCAGCATACgctgtttggcagggatggaggaCTGCTCGACCACAGCATTCGAGTACAGTCCTTCAAAGGAAAATAAATCCATCATCACGTCTTCACAGGACCTACCTTGCCTCAAAATGCCCAATCATCACAGTCCCCATTTGCAGAGGGTGAGATTCCAGATTGGGAGTTCTGTCTCTCCTGATTCAGATCTCGAGAGCAGGAGGAGAGAAATGGATAACAATTACCAGAAATTCAGGGAAACCGCGGACAAAGAAGTAAAAAGTCACCAGAGCGGTCCAGACAGTCCCCTACCAGTCTCTCCAACAGAGGCCCAAAGTGAATCAGTCACATCGTCATTCAAGTCCCGTTTAAAGCACTGCTATGCCAGAATTCCATCTTGTGAGGGCAGTACCAGCATGTTTGATGAATATTTTTCAGAAGATAACACGATTATCACTCCAGCTGAATGTAGGGCAGTCCCCTGTGGGGAAGCTGAGAGAAAAGTGACATTCAGCATAGAAGCTGACATTCCTAGGAACGAGAGTTCAGACAGTGCTCTGGGAGACAGTGATGACGAAGACGTACCCCAAAATCGTATCTCTCGGCAGAGCTGTGGAGGAAAGATGGACGAAAACCGAGAAGAGTACGAGTTGCCACTTCCTAG TACAGAAACTGTCATCCAGAAAAATGCAAACAACTTTGGAAGATCCCTATTTGGTGGCTATTGTCCGCAATACATGCCAGACTTTGTATTGCATGGAGTAAGCACAGATGAAAGGCTAAAGCAGTGTCTAATGGCAGATCTTGATCACACAGTCAGA CATCCAGCCTTAGATGAGCCAATAGCAGAAGCTGTCTGTATTATTGCGGACACAGACAAGTGGACAGTGCAAGTGGCTACGAGTCAGAGGAGACCGGTGGACAACAATAAGCTAGGAAAAGATGTCCTGGTCTCCAGCCTTGTCACCAGCCTGCTCCAGTCCATTCTACAGCTCTATAAACTCAATCTCTCCCCTGATTTT TGTATCATGCATCTTGAGGACAGACTTCAAGAGTTGTACTTCAAGAGCAAGATGCTATCAGAATACCTAAAGGGACACACAAGAGTGCACGTAAAGGAGCTGGGAGTCGTACTGGG GATTGAATCTAATGACCTTCCTTTGCTGGCTGCAGTGGCGAGCACCCATTCTCCTTACGTTGCTCAGATTCTGTTATAA